The Edaphobacter sp. 12200R-103 genome contains a region encoding:
- a CDS encoding enolase C-terminal domain-like protein, producing MAMNRREMLKMAAASAACGVSGPLLLGAQRAEAQVAKATRGMAAPKIKDISVIECEPAGVRLTVVKITTDQDGLYGYGCATFTQRADLVKPAVERYLKPLLLGKTTDRIEDIWWTCYDSSYWKNGPVLNNAISGIDQALWDIKGRQAGMPVYQLLGGKVREAVDTYAHADGADYPDVVASAKKYIDQGFRNVRVQIGIPGMAGYGSRSGGQTNYKPLHDKPFFEPAVYMHRALKMLETCRKELGDDVNLLHDVHERLAPNQAVQFCKDAEQFRMFFVEDPLSPEDLAYFKQIRANCTTPIAMGELFNSPHEWQPLIEGRLIDYIRCHLSQMGGLTPARKVAILAENFGVKTAWHGPGDVSPVGHMAQVSLDIVSPNFGIQEYTPFNDRTRQIFHGCPEMRDGYFWVNEAPGWGIEIDEKEAAKAPFTQSKNGLNGGWGEIRRLDGTVIKQ from the coding sequence ATGGCAATGAATCGACGGGAGATGTTGAAGATGGCCGCGGCCTCAGCGGCCTGCGGTGTGAGCGGGCCTTTGCTGTTGGGCGCGCAGAGAGCGGAGGCGCAGGTTGCGAAGGCAACGCGGGGTATGGCCGCGCCGAAGATCAAGGACATCAGCGTGATCGAATGCGAGCCCGCGGGGGTTCGGCTGACGGTGGTGAAGATCACGACGGACCAGGATGGTCTTTACGGATACGGCTGTGCCACGTTTACTCAGAGAGCCGACCTGGTGAAGCCGGCAGTGGAGAGGTACCTGAAGCCGCTGCTGTTGGGGAAGACGACGGACCGGATCGAGGACATCTGGTGGACGTGCTACGACAGCTCGTACTGGAAGAACGGGCCGGTGCTGAACAACGCGATCAGCGGGATTGACCAGGCGCTGTGGGATATCAAGGGACGGCAGGCCGGGATGCCGGTGTATCAGCTACTGGGCGGGAAGGTGCGCGAGGCGGTGGATACTTATGCGCATGCCGATGGTGCGGATTACCCGGATGTAGTGGCGTCGGCCAAGAAGTACATCGATCAGGGATTTCGCAATGTGCGGGTGCAGATTGGAATTCCGGGGATGGCCGGGTATGGATCGCGGTCCGGTGGCCAGACGAACTACAAGCCTTTGCATGACAAGCCATTCTTCGAGCCGGCAGTGTATATGCATCGCGCGCTGAAGATGCTGGAGACCTGCCGGAAGGAACTGGGAGACGATGTGAACCTGCTGCACGACGTGCACGAGCGGCTGGCGCCCAACCAGGCGGTGCAGTTTTGCAAAGACGCGGAGCAGTTCAGGATGTTTTTCGTAGAGGATCCTCTCTCTCCGGAAGATCTGGCGTACTTCAAACAGATTCGCGCGAACTGTACGACTCCAATTGCGATGGGTGAACTGTTTAATTCGCCACATGAGTGGCAGCCTCTGATTGAGGGCAGGCTGATCGACTACATTCGCTGCCACCTGTCGCAGATGGGAGGCCTGACGCCGGCGCGCAAGGTAGCGATTCTTGCCGAAAATTTTGGGGTGAAGACGGCGTGGCATGGTCCCGGGGATGTGTCGCCGGTGGGACACATGGCGCAGGTCTCGCTCGATATCGTCAGTCCGAACTTTGGCATTCAGGAGTACACGCCGTTCAATGACCGAACCAGGCAGATCTTTCACGGATGCCCAGAGATGAGGGATGGATATTTCTGGGTGAACGAGGCTCCAGGGTGGGGGATTGAGATTGATGAGAAAGAGGCCGCGAAGGCTCCGTTCACGCAGAGTAAGAATGGACTGAATGGGGGGTGGGGAGAGATCCGACGGTTGGATGGGACTGTGATTAAGCAGTGA
- a CDS encoding energy transducer TonB translates to MADLSWNPDEQFAEDNLRKNFFGSIILHLAVAAAITALAYFHNRGHNWGEDASTAGAIQATMVSSLPLPPKQRELDTGVLTSDNPSPAPLIAPQKTEPPPEPHEVTLPEKAKPTKVAEKPTPAPPKHPQPTPPQPNKAATGETAGIRIPQSTLELKNGTASAMVQDRTFGSRFAYYVNIVNRTVAQNWYTQEADPRASVGKSVTILFDINRAGSPSNPRIETRSGSPSLDQSALRAVQRVDGFGPLPAGDHITVEYTFHYTQP, encoded by the coding sequence ATGGCTGACCTGAGCTGGAATCCCGACGAGCAGTTCGCAGAAGACAATCTGCGGAAGAATTTTTTTGGCTCGATCATTCTCCATCTCGCCGTCGCAGCCGCAATCACTGCGCTTGCTTACTTCCATAACCGTGGCCACAACTGGGGAGAGGACGCCTCCACCGCAGGCGCCATCCAGGCAACCATGGTCTCGTCGCTCCCCCTGCCTCCAAAGCAGCGCGAGCTCGACACCGGCGTCCTTACTTCCGACAATCCCAGCCCGGCGCCGCTGATCGCTCCGCAGAAGACCGAGCCGCCTCCCGAGCCTCACGAGGTCACGCTTCCGGAGAAGGCCAAGCCGACCAAGGTCGCTGAAAAACCGACACCCGCGCCGCCTAAGCATCCACAGCCCACGCCTCCTCAGCCCAACAAGGCCGCGACAGGCGAGACGGCCGGGATTCGCATTCCGCAGTCCACACTGGAACTGAAGAACGGAACTGCGTCGGCCATGGTGCAGGACCGCACCTTCGGCAGCCGCTTTGCCTACTACGTCAATATCGTCAACCGCACCGTCGCGCAGAACTGGTACACCCAGGAGGCCGATCCACGCGCCTCCGTAGGCAAAAGCGTGACTATCCTCTTCGACATCAATCGCGCCGGATCTCCGTCCAATCCGCGTATCGAGACTCGCAGCGGCTCACCTTCACTCGACCAGTCGGCTCTGCGCGCCGTGCAGCGTGTCGATGGCTTCGGCCCTCTCCCTGCCGGCGATCACATCACCGTCGAATACACCTTCCACTACACGCAGCCCTAA
- a CDS encoding biopolymer transporter ExbD produces MAFSAKGRTQSSLAEINITPLVDVVLVLLLIFMLTAPVLQSGIDVAIPKTRTVNQVTEDRMVVTIDRDQNVFLQDKPINVNELPARLRSTGKGDPAKQVIYLRADERVPFGAFASVMDAVKQAGITNISIVTRPIENK; encoded by the coding sequence ATGGCCTTCAGCGCAAAGGGACGCACGCAGAGCTCGCTGGCTGAGATCAACATCACGCCGCTGGTCGACGTCGTCCTCGTGCTCCTGCTCATCTTCATGCTGACCGCGCCCGTGCTGCAGTCCGGCATCGACGTGGCCATTCCGAAGACCCGTACCGTCAACCAGGTCACGGAAGATCGCATGGTCGTCACCATCGACCGCGATCAGAATGTCTTTTTGCAGGACAAGCCCATCAACGTGAATGAGCTTCCAGCGCGCCTCCGCTCCACCGGCAAGGGCGATCCGGCCAAACAGGTCATCTATCTGCGGGCTGACGAGCGCGTTCCCTTCGGGGCCTTTGCATCCGTCATGGATGCAGTCAAGCAGGCGGGCATCACCAACATCAGCATCGTCACCCGCCCCATCGAAAACAAGTAA
- a CDS encoding MotA/TolQ/ExbB proton channel family protein, which translates to MIWTLTLALHIFQVDAASVPPTDAGSSSALAEMIHNSGPVAFTVLVLLLLASIFSWTIMLSKWSSLGKADKQSKRFLRVFRKSSRLSEVATVAEQFRPSPLVSVFSEIHDEYQRQNGGRGLPRNPVALERAAATASSEALTGMESRMTWLATIAAIAPFIGLFGTVWGIIDAFHGLGTAGAATLRAVAPGISEALITTAAGLVVAIPAVIGYNQLTARLREQGARMDDFGRELLNAIENAAMVTPTQPPQPPSQGYAPVEELPRRRTF; encoded by the coding sequence ATGATTTGGACCCTGACCCTCGCCCTTCACATTTTCCAGGTAGATGCCGCGTCTGTTCCTCCGACCGATGCAGGCTCTTCAAGTGCGCTTGCCGAGATGATCCATAACAGCGGTCCGGTGGCGTTCACCGTGCTGGTCCTGCTTCTGCTGGCCAGCATCTTCTCCTGGACCATCATGCTCTCGAAATGGTCGAGCCTGGGAAAGGCAGACAAACAAAGCAAGCGTTTCCTGCGCGTCTTCCGCAAATCCAGCCGCCTCAGCGAGGTCGCCACCGTCGCCGAACAGTTCCGGCCAAGCCCCTTGGTCTCCGTCTTCAGTGAGATCCACGATGAGTATCAACGCCAAAACGGCGGCCGCGGTCTTCCCCGCAATCCCGTCGCGCTTGAGCGTGCTGCCGCAACGGCATCCAGCGAAGCGCTCACCGGGATGGAATCGCGCATGACCTGGCTGGCCACCATCGCTGCCATCGCCCCCTTTATCGGCCTCTTCGGAACCGTCTGGGGCATCATCGACGCATTCCACGGCCTGGGTACCGCTGGCGCGGCCACCCTTCGCGCTGTAGCACCCGGAATCTCCGAGGCTCTCATCACTACCGCTGCTGGTCTCGTGGTCGCCATCCCCGCCGTCATCGGCTACAACCAGCTCACCGCAAGACTGCGCGAGCAGGGCGCTCGCATGGATGACTTCGGACGCGAACTGCTGAACGCAATTGAAAACGCCGCGATGGTCACCCCCACGCAGCCTCCGCAGCCGCCGTCTCAAGGCTACGCTCCCGTGGAAGAGCTGCCGCGTCGGAGGACGTTCTAG
- the hemW gene encoding radical SAM family heme chaperone HemW: protein MSSPVGIYLSIPFCKAKCSFCNFASDAFGMDRLGTYVDRLCEEIGQARLNAEDMAASLGFSADTIYFGGGTPSLLSPDHVDKIFSALRRLFEISDRAEITVECAPGQLNAETLEEFQRQGVNRVSLGVQSFVDREARAVGRLHTGAECEAEIARLHRAGIEKTGIDLIVGLPHQTEASWRESLQRAMESGVGHVSVYMLEVDEESRLGREALAGGVRYGAGELPSDDQVAGWYELGCELLNAGGLRQYEISNFGKEGHVSKHNTKYWQRLPYIGFGLDAHSMLCTDGGTIRFQNADELSLYMAGPSDDLFPIAGALSARPERVSMDAAFEETLFLGLRMVEGVRLSRLREEFGEAKMASVMPSIREVCDAALMRMDADLLRLTPRGRMASNEVFSRLLIPDPAEV from the coding sequence GTGAGTTCGCCGGTCGGCATCTATCTTTCGATCCCTTTCTGTAAAGCGAAGTGCAGCTTCTGCAACTTTGCTTCAGACGCCTTCGGGATGGACCGGCTGGGGACCTATGTTGACCGGCTTTGTGAGGAGATTGGGCAGGCACGACTGAACGCTGAGGACATGGCAGCGTCGCTGGGGTTCTCGGCGGATACGATTTATTTTGGCGGAGGAACGCCGAGCCTGTTGTCTCCGGATCACGTGGACAAGATCTTCTCGGCACTGAGAAGGCTGTTCGAGATATCGGACAGGGCAGAGATTACCGTTGAGTGTGCTCCAGGACAATTAAATGCGGAGACACTTGAGGAGTTTCAGCGGCAGGGAGTGAACCGGGTCAGCCTTGGAGTCCAGTCGTTTGTCGATCGGGAAGCCAGGGCGGTTGGAAGACTGCATACAGGGGCGGAGTGTGAGGCGGAGATAGCGCGGTTGCACCGCGCAGGGATCGAAAAGACGGGCATCGATCTGATCGTAGGGTTGCCGCACCAAACAGAAGCGAGCTGGAGAGAGTCGCTGCAGCGGGCCATGGAGAGCGGTGTGGGGCATGTGAGTGTCTACATGCTTGAGGTGGACGAGGAGTCCCGCCTGGGCCGCGAAGCCCTTGCAGGCGGGGTGCGGTATGGCGCCGGAGAACTTCCATCGGACGATCAGGTCGCAGGCTGGTATGAGCTGGGATGCGAACTGCTGAATGCAGGCGGATTGCGGCAGTATGAGATCTCCAACTTCGGCAAGGAAGGCCATGTCTCGAAGCACAATACGAAGTACTGGCAGCGGCTTCCTTATATAGGCTTTGGTCTGGATGCACATTCGATGCTGTGTACGGATGGTGGGACGATCCGTTTTCAGAACGCAGATGAGCTGTCTCTGTATATGGCCGGGCCGTCCGATGATCTGTTTCCTATCGCGGGCGCTCTGAGTGCAAGGCCGGAGAGAGTGAGCATGGACGCGGCTTTCGAAGAAACGCTGTTTCTGGGACTAAGGATGGTCGAGGGGGTGAGGCTCTCGCGCCTGCGTGAGGAGTTCGGCGAGGCAAAGATGGCTTCGGTGATGCCTTCCATCCGGGAGGTATGCGATGCCGCGCTGATGCGAATGGACGCGGACCTTCTGCGACTCACTCCACGGGGACGGATGGCCTCAAACGAGGTGTTCAGCAGATTGCTGATTCCTGATCCGGCAGAGGTTTGA
- the ltaE gene encoding low-specificity L-threonine aldolase — translation MIDLRSDTVTRPTAAMRQAMAEAEVGDDVYGEDPTINRLEKRAAAVFGKEAAIFVPTGTMGNQIAIRLHTEHGQEVICEARSHVLDWEMATMAAFSGCQPRTVEGDRGVLTWEKIRKAIGPKIYYRQPTGLICLENTHNMAGGTVTPLEVLQEIWRGARETGLPLHLDGARVFNAAAALGVDVVELTAGFDTVMFCLSKGLGAPVGSMLVGSAKAIERARTFRKALGGGMRQAGVLAAAGLIALEEMTRRLSEDHRNARLLAEAVASEASTELDLDSVQTNIVIFTLKSEGDAPAFCAALKQKGILTSAIGPHSVRLVTHYDVDRSVCEEAAGLIVEQLRNLN, via the coding sequence ATGATCGATCTTCGCAGCGACACCGTGACACGACCGACTGCGGCGATGCGGCAGGCGATGGCTGAGGCCGAGGTAGGCGACGACGTTTATGGAGAAGACCCCACGATCAATCGGCTGGAGAAGCGAGCTGCTGCTGTCTTTGGCAAAGAGGCGGCGATCTTTGTCCCTACAGGGACGATGGGGAACCAGATTGCGATTCGTTTGCACACGGAGCACGGGCAAGAGGTCATCTGCGAGGCGCGGTCGCATGTGTTGGACTGGGAGATGGCCACGATGGCGGCTTTTTCCGGGTGCCAGCCTCGTACCGTTGAGGGAGATCGTGGCGTTCTGACGTGGGAGAAGATTCGCAAGGCGATCGGACCGAAGATTTATTATCGCCAGCCGACTGGACTAATCTGCCTTGAGAATACCCACAACATGGCGGGCGGTACGGTGACTCCGCTCGAGGTGTTGCAGGAGATATGGCGCGGAGCAAGAGAGACAGGGCTGCCGCTGCACCTGGATGGTGCTCGTGTCTTCAATGCGGCGGCCGCTTTAGGAGTCGACGTGGTCGAGCTGACTGCAGGGTTCGATACGGTGATGTTCTGCCTTTCGAAGGGACTGGGCGCGCCAGTGGGTTCGATGCTGGTGGGGTCGGCAAAAGCAATTGAGAGGGCAAGGACGTTCCGGAAGGCGCTGGGAGGCGGGATGCGGCAGGCTGGAGTGCTGGCGGCCGCAGGTCTGATTGCGCTGGAGGAGATGACGCGGCGTCTATCGGAAGATCACCGGAATGCTCGTCTGCTGGCAGAGGCTGTTGCGAGTGAGGCGAGCACGGAGCTCGATCTCGACAGCGTACAGACAAACATTGTGATCTTTACCCTCAAAAGCGAAGGGGATGCTCCCGCTTTTTGCGCTGCGCTGAAGCAGAAGGGAATTCTAACCAGCGCGATTGGACCGCACAGCGTCCGGCTGGTAACTCATTACGACGTCGATCGATCGGTGTGTGAGGAGGCGGCGGGGCTGATCGTGGAGCAACTGAGGAATCTTAATTAG
- a CDS encoding ATP-binding protein: MITAGALYLQVRGANETVRLIQDNDANITQAALVAKLVLDQESGLRGYQATGDERFLTEFRQAESTIQGELDNLATAVQADANQRYNVEDLRNEYQNWHDAFALPIMATVRAGGTANDVTLNLYGKTLMDQVRQDIRSITQHAEAARSIRIEQWHRQVRNTVEALLAIALGMGVLIGLFTRSRLKAVSSAYRTSLEVLSRRAEEIFQSEQRLRTTLVSIGDGVITCDAEGRIQMMNPVACDLTGWTQAEAHNRPLEDVFHIVNESTGKAVETPVAKVKRLRSVVGVAQDTALIRKNGTRILIADSGAPIRDQTEEIIGIVLVFRDITLERRTQETLLSNEKLAVTGRLAATIAHEIHNPLDAVSNLLYLMRNGTSQEEFPQLIDMAESELARVTQISRAMLGLYRESRAPVSVEIKSTLEDVLLLMEHRFLELQVTLHTDIPSPVRVHAFPAELRQVFTNLLANAAEACSPGGNIRVSACYTNAGSPAAGASIDIQDNGPGIPQEILSQLFQPFFTTKGENGTGLGLWVSKGIVNKHGGSINIVSSTDSATHGTAVTVFLPEKPAFNTVETN, from the coding sequence TTGATCACCGCTGGTGCACTTTACCTTCAGGTGCGGGGCGCCAACGAGACTGTCCGGCTTATCCAGGATAACGACGCCAACATCACACAGGCTGCACTGGTTGCCAAGCTCGTCCTCGATCAGGAATCCGGCCTTCGCGGCTACCAGGCCACCGGCGATGAGCGATTTCTCACCGAATTCCGCCAGGCAGAATCCACCATCCAGGGCGAACTGGATAATCTGGCCACGGCAGTCCAGGCCGACGCCAATCAGAGATATAACGTCGAAGATCTACGCAACGAGTATCAGAACTGGCACGATGCCTTCGCCCTGCCTATCATGGCGACCGTCCGTGCCGGCGGAACCGCCAACGACGTCACCCTCAATCTCTACGGCAAAACGCTGATGGACCAGGTCCGGCAGGACATCCGGAGCATTACGCAGCACGCCGAGGCAGCACGCTCCATTCGCATCGAGCAATGGCACCGCCAGGTCCGCAATACCGTCGAGGCTCTCCTTGCTATCGCACTTGGCATGGGAGTTCTCATTGGCTTATTTACCCGTAGCCGCCTTAAGGCCGTCTCTTCCGCTTACAGGACATCGCTCGAGGTCCTCAGCCGCCGCGCTGAAGAGATCTTCCAGTCCGAGCAGCGCCTGCGGACCACCCTGGTATCCATTGGAGATGGAGTCATCACTTGTGATGCCGAAGGCCGGATCCAAATGATGAATCCGGTCGCCTGCGATCTCACCGGATGGACCCAGGCCGAAGCCCATAACCGACCGCTGGAAGATGTCTTCCATATCGTCAACGAGTCCACCGGCAAGGCCGTCGAAACCCCGGTCGCCAAGGTCAAGCGGCTCCGAAGCGTCGTCGGGGTAGCCCAGGACACTGCATTGATTCGTAAGAACGGAACCCGCATTTTGATTGCAGACAGCGGGGCTCCCATTCGTGATCAGACCGAGGAGATCATCGGAATCGTTCTCGTCTTCCGCGATATCACGCTCGAACGCCGGACTCAGGAAACGCTGCTCTCCAACGAGAAGCTCGCCGTAACAGGCCGGCTTGCCGCCACGATTGCGCACGAGATTCATAATCCTCTGGACGCGGTCTCCAATCTTCTCTACCTGATGCGCAACGGAACGTCTCAAGAGGAGTTTCCACAACTGATCGATATGGCGGAGAGTGAACTCGCCCGCGTCACTCAGATCAGCCGCGCCATGCTCGGCCTTTACCGTGAATCGCGCGCTCCAGTCTCCGTCGAAATCAAATCAACCCTCGAAGACGTTCTGCTCCTCATGGAACATCGTTTCCTTGAGCTGCAGGTTACCCTCCACACGGATATCCCATCTCCCGTCAGGGTCCATGCATTTCCAGCTGAGCTTCGCCAGGTCTTCACCAATCTCCTCGCAAACGCCGCTGAAGCCTGCAGTCCGGGTGGCAATATCCGGGTAAGCGCCTGTTATACGAATGCCGGGTCCCCAGCCGCTGGCGCCTCCATTGACATTCAGGACAACGGACCGGGAATCCCCCAGGAGATCCTCTCCCAGCTTTTCCAGCCGTTTTTCACCACAAAAGGCGAAAACGGGACCGGACTTGGCCTCTGGGTCAGCAAGGGTATCGTCAACAAACACGGCGGCTCCATCAACATCGTCAGCAGTACCGATTCAGCAACCCACGGCACAGCCGTAACCGTATTTCTCCCCGAAAAGCCTGCCTTCAACACCGTCGAGACTAATTAA
- a CDS encoding response regulator — MPRNFPLVLCIDDELVGLKVRKMVLERAGYQVLTATDGVSGISVFENEPVDVVVLDYSMPGMHGGEVASRLRQIKPHVPILLLSAYIGLPGEVTSLVDLYMTKTEGAPVLLQKLGRLLQQPVAAP, encoded by the coding sequence ATGCCAAGGAATTTCCCCCTCGTTCTTTGTATCGATGATGAACTGGTTGGGCTCAAGGTGCGGAAGATGGTCCTTGAGCGTGCCGGCTACCAGGTCCTTACGGCAACCGATGGCGTCAGCGGCATCTCGGTCTTCGAAAACGAGCCTGTCGATGTAGTCGTCCTCGACTACTCCATGCCTGGAATGCATGGGGGAGAAGTGGCCAGCCGGCTGCGGCAGATTAAGCCGCATGTCCCCATTCTGTTGCTCTCGGCATATATTGGACTTCCCGGTGAAGTAACCTCACTGGTGGACCTTTATATGACGAAGACCGAAGGGGCACCCGTACTTCTTCAGAAACTTGGCAGATTATTGCAGCAGCCTGTAGCCGCTCCATAA
- a CDS encoding winged helix-turn-helix domain-containing protein: MSQTIFLLEDDADISRLVQYHLESTGFSVRPYPAVGQILQDAERQPPALFLLDIMVPGGDGLDLCRRLRQNPTLSIIPIIFLTARAAENDRVHGLELGADDYITKPFGTRELVARVKAVLRRFERPTTPSMVKFDNIEIDAGAMQLRVGGELVTTTATEFRLLDYLARHPGRVFSRDHLLDAVWGDARFVTPRSVDVYVRRIREKIELDPETPRFLKTMRGAGYRFEIPKAAQIPA, encoded by the coding sequence TTGAGTCAGACGATTTTTCTATTGGAAGACGATGCCGATATCTCGCGGCTGGTGCAGTATCATCTTGAAAGTACTGGATTCAGTGTCAGGCCTTATCCCGCAGTAGGTCAGATACTTCAGGACGCAGAGCGGCAGCCTCCGGCGCTCTTTCTTCTGGATATTATGGTTCCTGGTGGTGACGGCCTCGATCTCTGTCGGCGGCTTCGGCAGAACCCCACCCTCAGCATTATCCCTATCATCTTCCTGACGGCCCGGGCGGCTGAGAATGACCGCGTTCATGGGCTTGAGCTGGGAGCGGATGACTACATTACCAAGCCGTTCGGCACCCGTGAGCTGGTGGCCCGGGTAAAGGCTGTGTTGCGCCGGTTTGAGCGCCCGACCACGCCATCCATGGTGAAGTTTGACAATATCGAGATCGATGCGGGCGCCATGCAGCTTCGGGTAGGTGGCGAGCTGGTAACGACGACCGCGACCGAGTTCCGTCTGCTGGATTATCTGGCCCGGCATCCGGGGCGGGTCTTCAGCCGTGACCACTTGCTGGATGCAGTCTGGGGAGACGCCCGTTTTGTGACTCCGCGATCGGTGGATGTTTATGTGCGACGCATCCGTGAGAAGATCGAGCTGGATCCGGAGACACCCCGGTTTCTGAAGACAATGCGCGGAGCAGGGTATCGTTTCGAGATTCCCAAGGCAGCGCAGATTCCGGCTTAG
- a CDS encoding cell wall metabolism sensor histidine kinase WalK — protein MDRSLTDAAESRQELEAMIDSMQDAVIAVDAAGRIQWTNQRMQKLIPGMSFSNAVRVGHALVQTIRDPDVLDCMRVALEQRVVSERRSTSLLPGKIFEIAASPMPGGGAVAVLHDITRIEQVERTQRDFVANVSHELRTPLTSITGYVETLLDHEQELSPQAREFLTTIHKNATRMNRLTEDLLVMARVESSEQELHPVSLRADMLVRDAVQAMSGMVQDEEAVLEIGETVPDEVMADQDAAVQVLSNLIENAIKYGRHPTKGRSRVIVSAHSQENFVEFRVQDFGPGIASEHLQRIFERFYRVDKARSRESGGTGLGLAIARHVIEGQGGAIRVDSELNVGSTFIFTLPRVLSRAD, from the coding sequence GTGGATCGTTCTCTGACAGACGCCGCCGAGAGCAGGCAAGAGCTCGAGGCGATGATCGACAGCATGCAGGATGCTGTGATCGCTGTTGACGCAGCAGGACGAATCCAGTGGACGAATCAGAGGATGCAGAAGCTGATTCCCGGCATGTCGTTTTCAAATGCGGTTCGCGTGGGGCATGCCCTGGTTCAGACTATCCGGGACCCAGATGTTCTGGACTGTATGCGGGTTGCGTTGGAACAACGGGTGGTCAGCGAACGGCGGTCCACTTCGCTGCTGCCGGGAAAGATATTTGAGATAGCCGCGTCGCCTATGCCGGGCGGAGGCGCGGTTGCCGTATTGCACGACATTACGCGCATTGAACAGGTGGAGCGAACCCAGCGGGACTTTGTGGCGAATGTGAGCCATGAGTTGAGAACACCCCTGACCTCAATTACAGGATATGTGGAGACTCTGCTGGATCATGAGCAGGAGTTGAGCCCGCAGGCTCGGGAGTTCCTGACCACCATTCATAAAAATGCCACTCGGATGAATCGTTTGACCGAGGACTTGCTGGTCATGGCGCGCGTCGAGTCTTCCGAACAGGAATTGCATCCAGTGAGCCTGAGGGCAGACATGCTGGTGCGCGATGCCGTGCAGGCGATGAGCGGCATGGTTCAGGACGAGGAGGCCGTGCTCGAGATCGGAGAAACCGTCCCCGATGAGGTAATGGCAGATCAGGATGCGGCGGTTCAGGTCCTGAGCAACCTGATCGAGAATGCGATTAAATACGGCAGGCATCCGACCAAGGGGCGCAGCCGGGTCATCGTAAGTGCTCACTCTCAGGAGAACTTTGTAGAGTTTCGGGTGCAGGACTTTGGACCAGGAATTGCTTCGGAACATCTGCAGCGCATCTTTGAGCGCTTCTATCGGGTGGATAAGGCGAGATCGCGCGAATCGGGAGGCACGGGGCTAGGGTTGGCGATCGCCCGTCATGTGATCGAAGGCCAGGGAGGGGCAATCCGGGTGGATAGTGAGTTGAATGTAGGAAGTACCTTTATTTTCACTCTCCCACGGGTGCTATCCAGGGCAGATTGA
- the pstS gene encoding phosphate ABC transporter substrate-binding protein PstS: MKKSLIAIGVLALAAIGASAQNLNGAGATFPNPIYSKWFSEYNHLHPSVKINYQSIGSGGGIRQVSDGIVDFGASDGPMSDQQMAAAKVKTQHIPTVLGAVVPVYNIPGLNKDLNFSGDVIADIYLGKITKWNDPRIAKDNPGVNLPAKPILPVYRSDGSGTTYIFTDFLSKVSPEWSTKVGKNTSVKWPVGIGQKGNEGVAGMVRQSPNSFGYVELIYALQNKMSFGSVKNASGKYVKASPEAVTAAAAAAAKTMPADYRVSITNAQGAASYPISSFTWLLVPTHSTDASKMKVLKDFLGWMLDHGESEAAGLSYAPLPKQVQDMVRKTIAQIK, from the coding sequence GTGAAAAAGAGCTTAATAGCGATTGGCGTGCTGGCACTTGCGGCCATCGGAGCCAGCGCACAGAACTTGAACGGAGCAGGCGCAACGTTTCCTAATCCGATCTATTCCAAGTGGTTCAGCGAGTATAACCATCTGCACCCTTCGGTGAAGATCAACTATCAGTCCATCGGATCGGGCGGCGGGATTCGCCAGGTATCGGATGGGATCGTTGATTTCGGCGCCAGTGACGGACCGATGAGCGATCAACAGATGGCTGCAGCGAAAGTCAAGACCCAGCATATCCCCACTGTACTGGGAGCCGTGGTTCCTGTTTACAACATTCCAGGACTCAACAAGGATCTCAACTTCTCCGGAGATGTGATCGCCGATATCTACCTGGGCAAGATTACGAAGTGGAATGACCCCCGCATCGCCAAAGACAATCCCGGTGTCAACCTGCCGGCCAAACCGATTCTTCCTGTCTATCGTTCGGACGGCAGTGGCACCACCTACATCTTCACGGATTTTCTTTCGAAGGTGAGCCCGGAGTGGAGCACCAAGGTGGGCAAAAATACGTCTGTGAAGTGGCCCGTCGGAATCGGGCAGAAAGGCAACGAGGGCGTCGCCGGAATGGTGCGCCAGTCTCCAAACTCCTTCGGTTATGTCGAGTTGATCTACGCCCTGCAGAACAAGATGTCGTTTGGCTCTGTAAAGAATGCTTCGGGTAAATATGTCAAGGCGAGTCCGGAAGCTGTAACTGCCGCGGCGGCTGCAGCAGCGAAGACCATGCCCGCTGACTATCGCGTCTCTATTACAAATGCCCAGGGTGCGGCCTCGTATCCGATCTCAAGCTTCACGTGGCTGCTGGTACCGACGCATTCAACCGATGCATCGAAGATGAAGGTCCTGAAGGATTTTCTGGGCTGGATGCTCGATCACGGTGAGAGCGAAGCCGCCGGTCTCAGCTATGCGCCGCTTCCCAAGCAGGTGCAGGATATGGTGCGCAAGACTATTGCTCAGATCAAGTAA